The Thermodesulfobacteriota bacterium genomic interval TGGGCGACCTCGTCGGGAAATACGGGCTGGAGCGGCTGATGGACAACGTCCTCCGCGGGATCAACGGGGGAAGGAAGGTCGAGGTAGACGCCGCGGGGCGCGACCAGCGGATGGTGGAAGAGGTGCCGTCGACCACGGGCATGCCGCTGTACACCACGCTCGACCTCGATCTGCAGAACGCGGCGAAAGACGCGTTGGGAAGCCAGGCAGGGGCGGTGATCGCCCTCGTTCCGAAGACGGGGGAGGTCCTCGCGTTCTACTCGGCGCCGGCCTTCGATCCCAACGTGTTCGCCCGGGGGATCCGCAAGGCCGACTGGCAGGCGCTCAACGCCGACCCGCGGAAACCGATGCAGAACAAGGGGCTCCAGGGGACCTACGCGCCGGGATCCACCGTCAAGCCGTTCCTCGCGCTCGCCGCCCTCGAGGAGAGGATCATCGATAAAAGCGCCTCCCTCCACTGCCCGGGATCGTACCGGCTGGGGAACCGCACCTTCCGGTGCTGGAAGGAGAAAGGGCACGGCTCCGTGGACATGTACCGGGCGCTGGTGCAGTCCTGCGACGTGTACTTCTACACCCTGGGTCTGCGTCTCGGGCCCGAGCCGGTCGCCGCGGTCGAGAAAGGCGCGGGGATGGGGACCCTCACCGGAATCGACCTCCCCGGGGAGCGCAAGGGGCTCGTCCCGGACAAGGAATGGAAGCGGCGTGTGTCGAAGGAGCGCTGGTACGATTACGAGAGCCTGCTCCTCGGGATCGGCCAGGGGGCGATCCACCTCACTCCCCTCGAGATGACGGTCGGTTACGCCACGCTGGCCACCGGCGGGGAGGTCATGCGGCCGCACGTGGTGGCGAAGGTCGTCCTGCCGGACGGCTCGACGACGGAGAAGAAGCCGGAACTCGTGCGAAAGCTTGCCTGGAAGCCGGAGAACGTGGAGTTCATCCGGAAGGGGCTGGCCGGGGTCGTGAACGATTACGGGACCGGCGGGAGGGCGAAGCTCCCCGGCATCGTCGTCGGCGGGAAGACGGGAACCGCCCAGGTCGCCCAGGTGAAGGGGAAGATGATCAAGTCCGAGGACCTTCCGTACGAGATCCGGGACCATGCCTGGTTCGCGGGATTCGCCCCCGTCGAGGATCCGCGGATCGCCGTGGTGGCGATGGTGGAGCACGGCGGCCACGGCGGGTCGGCCGCCGCGCCCATCGTGAAGGCGGTGATGCAGGAGTTCTTCCGGACGCAGGAAGCCGGGCCGCCGGCGGCGGAGAAGCGATGAGCGGACCCTCGAAGCTCGCGCGCATGGACTGGCCGCTGCTCTTCATCGCGATCCTGTTGTGCGGGATCGGGCTGGTGAACGTCTACAGCGGGACGCGGGTCCACGGCGGCGCGGCCTCCGCCCTGTTCGCGAAGCAGTTCCTCTGGATCGCCCTCGGCCTGGGAGTGTTCTTCGCCACCTACTACCTGAGCGACGGCTTCATCGAGGAGGCGACGCCCGGGTACGCGATCCTCATCCTCGTCCTGCTCGTGATCGTCCTCGCCGTCGGGCAGATCCGCGGGGGGGCTCAGCGGTGGATCTCCCTCGGGGGGTTCAACCTGCAGCCCTCGGAGTTCGCGAAGATCGGCGTCGTCCTCATGTTGGCGCGCTATTACTCTTCGAAGTATCAGTACGGGGGCATCGGGCTGGCGGATACGCTTCCCGCCATCGGTATGGTCCTCGTCCCGTTCCTCCTCGTTGCGCTGCAGCCGGATCTGGGAACCGCCGGGGTGCTTCTTTTCATCCTCGCCGGGATGTCGGTCATCGCGTGCGTGAAGGGGTGGCTCCTCGGACTGTTCGCTTTCCTCGGGTCGGCGGCGATCCCCGCCCTGTGGTATTTCATGAAGGATTATCAGCGGCAGCGGGTGATCACGTTCCTCGACCCCGAGCGGGACCCGCTCGGGGCGGGATACCACGTCATCCAGTCGAAGATCGCGGTCGGCTCCGGGGGGATTCTTGGGAAGGGCTACCTCCAGGGGACCCAGGGGGCGCTGCGGTTCCTCCCCGAGAAGCACACGGACTTCGCCTTCGCGGTCTTCTCGGAGGAATGGGGTTTCCTCGGCTCGGCGCTGCTCCTGCTGCTCTTCGCGCTGCTGGTCCGCCGGCTGTTCCACCTCGCCATCCGTTCCCAGGACCGCTTCGCCTCCTTCGCGTGCGGGGGAGTCGCGGTGTATTTCCTCACGCACACGGTCATCAATCTCGCGATGGTGTGCGGCCTGTTCCCGGTGGTGGGGATCCCGCTTCCGTTCGTAAGCTACGGCGGATCGTCGATGCTGACGAACATGCTCGCTCTCGGGATGGTGGCGAACCTCTCCCGGTCGCGCTTCACGTTCCAGGGGGGAGGGACGAGGGGGCAGGAGCTCTCTTCCTGAACTCGAACGCGAGCTCTTCCGGCAGCTTCGTGGAATAACCGATCCAGCGCCGCGCCACTTTCCCGTCCCGCTCGATCAGGAGAAGTACCGGAACGTGGCGGACGCGGTATTCCTCCATGAACGCTCCCGGGATCGCGGTCAGGGTTTCGACATCGAGCCCCGGGGGCGGAGCGGGACGCATGGGATCCGTTTCCCGCCTTCCCTCGGCGGAGATGCCGATCTCCCGGTCGAACAGGATCCGATAGACGCGGAACGATCCGGGCGCGGCCGCCGCGGAGGCGCTCCCGACCGCCTTCCAGACCTCGCCGCAGGCCGGGCACCACGGGAAATCGAGGACGACCAGCCGGAACGACTCGCCGGAGACGGGAAGGTCCGGGACCGCCTTCCCCGACGAATCCACGAACACCGCCCTCTCCGAGGGGAACGGGCGGGAGCCCGCGGTGATCGCCTTCGGCCCGCACCCGGAAGCCAGCAGCGCCGCCAGCAGGGCGGCGAAAGCGACCGCCCTCAAAGGTTCTTCTGCAGCAGGGATACGATGTTGGATTTCGGATTCACGCCGACCATCTGTCCCTTGATCTCTCCGCCCTTGAACAGGATGAGCGTGGGGATTCCCCGCACGCCGAACCGGGATGCGATCTCGGGTGCTTCGTCCACGTTGACTTTCGCGACCTGCGCCTTTCCCGCGAATTCCTTGGCCACCTCCTCGAGGATCGGGGCGATCACCCGGCACGGGCCGCACCAGGGCGCCCAGAAGTCCACGAGCACGGGCGTCTGGCCGTCCACCGTCGATTTGAAATTCTCATTGGTAAGCTCGAGGATGTTTCCCGCCATTCCCGCTTTCCTCCGGTCGATTTATTTTCCGCGTTTTACGAGCTCTTTTTTCACGCAACGGTCCATGACCCACGGGATCCCTGCGGCGTCGAGGATGTCGCAGGCGCGGGCGCTTACGACCCCTTCCTGCATCCAGAAGAACCTGGCGCCGATCCGGACCGCCTCTTCCGCGACGGCCGGCGCCTCTTCGGACCGGCGGAACACATCGACAAGGTCGACCTTTCCGGGGATCTCCGAGAGCGATCCGTACGATTTTTCGCCGAGCGCTTCCCGGATCGTAGGGTTGACCGGGATGATCCGGTACCCCCGCCCTTGAAGGAATTCCGCCACGCCGTGGCTTGGGCGCCCGGGATTCCCGGAGAGTCCGACAACCGCTATCGTCCTGGTTTCGGACAGGATTTTCTCGATCCGGTCGTCCACCCGCGCGTCTCCGTCTCATTGAGATGCCGATCATGCTACTCCGGTTTTTTTCGGAAGGAAATAGCCGGAGCGCCTCCCGTTTCCTTGACAGGACGGAAAGAAAGGGATTATCGTTTCGATACTCTGCGTAGGCTGGCTAGAGGTGCCCTCCGTGAAGGAAACGGTCGCAAGGTCGCTGAAGGAAGGCGCGGAGCTTCGCCTGAAGATGGCGGAGACGATGGGGGAGTGCATCTTCGCGGCGGCGGAGGCCATCGCGGAGGCGTTCAAGGCGGGGCGCAAGCTCCTCCTGTTCGGCAACGGCGGAAGCGCGGCGGACGCGCAGCACATCGCGGCGGAGTTCATGAACCGTTTCCTCATCGAAAGGCCGCCGCTGCCGGCGGTCGCGCTGACCACGGACACCTCCGTCCTGACCAGCATCGCCAACGATTACGCCTTCGAGGAGATCTTCAGCAAGCAGGTGAAGGCGCTGGGGAAGAAAGGGGACGTGGCCTTCGGGATCACGACCAGCGGCTCCTCCGCGAACGTGCTGAAGGCGCTCCGCGCCGCGAAAAAGCTCGGCATGACCACCATCGCCCTGACGGGGGAGTCGGGGAAGGCCGCCGCCCTCGCGGACATCGCGCTCCAGGTGCCTTCCCGAAACGTCGCGCGGATCCAGGAGGCGCACAACGTGATCGGCCACATTCTCTGCGAGCTGACGGATACGCTGCTGTTCAAGGACGTGGGGAAGCGGTGACCCGCCCCCTGGATCCCGCGCGCCTCCGGCGCGTCTCGCTTTTCTCCCGAAAGAGCAAGGTCACCTTCGAAGGGTTCGGCGTTCCGCCCCGCAAGGGCATGTCGTTCGCCCGGTTCCTCTCGGGGCTTCCGGACTACCTGTCAGCGAAGGACCTGCGCTCCGTGGTCGACGCGATCGTCCGGGCGCGCCGCCGCGACCGTCCGGTGCTGCTGGGGATCGGCGCGCACTTCATCAAGGTGGGGCTGTCTCCCCTCCTGATCCGCGCGATCCGGGACGGCGTGTTCACATCCGTCGCGATGAACGGCGCCGGGGCGATCCACGACGTGGAGCTGGCGCTGGCGGGCAGAACCTCCGAGGACGTGGAGACGGAGCTGGCCGACGGCTCGTTCGGGATGGCGAAGGAGACGGCGCAGTTCCTCCACGCCGCGGTGGCGGACGGCGTGCGGTCGGGGCGGGGATTCGGGGAGTCCGTGGGGAAGGCGCTGGCGGAATCGAAGGCGCCCCACCGGGAGAAGAGCCTCCTCGCCCAGGCGTTCCGGGCCGACGTACCGGTGACCGTCCACGTGGCGCTGGGGGCGGACATCGTGCACATGCATCCCGAGGCGGACGGCTCCGTCATCGGGGAGGCGTCGCTGCGCGATTTCCGGACCTTCTGCGGTCTGGTCGCCGGCATGGAGGGCGGCGTCTACCTGAACGTCGGCTCCGCGGTGCTGCTTCCCGAGGTGTTCCTGAAGGCGGTCTCCGCGGCGCGCAACCTGGGGCATCCGCTTTCCCGGATCACGACCGTGAACATGGACTTCCTGAAGCATTACCGTCCCGACGTCAACGTGGTGTGCCGCCCCACCCGGAAGGGCGGGAAGGGGTACCACCTGATCGGGCCGCACGAGATCCTCTTCCCGCTTCTGATGGCGGCAATCGCCGAAAGCTAAACCTCCGTTTCCTCCCCCGGCGCGAGGACGATCGGCCGGGTCCCCGGCGACACCTTCGCGAGCTCCGCGACGAAGCGGTCCGCGTTGGGCTCGATGATCGGGAACGTCCCGTAATGCATCGGGACGACCGCCTTCGCCTTCAGGAGGGCGCACGCCTTCGCCGCCTGGCGGTAATCCATCGTGAACACGGAGCCGATCGGAAGCATGGCGACGTCGATGGGGTACAGTTCGCCGAGCAGCGTCATGCTCGCGAAGATCGCGGTATCCCCCGAATGGTAGACCGTCTTACCCGAAGGAGTCCGGAGGATGTAGCCGACAGGGCTTCCCAGCGTGGAGGAGTGGTGCGCCTCCGTCATGGTGATCGAGAATCCGAGCGCCTCCACGGTCCCCCCGACGTTCATGCCGATCCCTCCGTGCAGAAGCTGCTCGGGGGGGACGCCCTTCGCCTTCATGTCCCCGCAGAGCTCGTGGATCGCCACGATGAGGGCGCCTGTCCGCTTCGCCAGGGCGACGGCGTCTCCCACGTGGTCGAAATGATCGTGGGTAAGGAGGATCAGGTCCGCCGTTCCGGTCGATACGGCATCGCCCGGGGCCTTGGGGTTCCCTTCGAACCAGGGATCGATAAGCACCGTCTTTCCGTCCCGGATCGTGAAACCGGAGTGTCCCATCCAGCGAATCCGCACCGGGGCCATGGCCATCCTCCTTTTCGAGGGGAAGTAACCTACATTTTCCTCCATTCCCGCCGCCGCCGACGTGGTAAAAAGACCGGGAAACGAACAAAGGGAGCCGGCATGGGAAAAACAGGGACGCAGCCTGTACCGGGCATCGTCCGCGCGGCCGCCCCCAACCGGGTGGACCTCGCGGGAGGCACGCTCGACATCTACCCGTTGTACCTGCTGGTGGAAGGGGCGATGACCGTGAACGTCGCCGTCTCGGTCCGCAGTTTCGTCGAGATCCGCCCGTACCGCCGCGGAGCCGCAAGGCTGGAGTCGGGGAATTACGGGATGGCCGTCCAGGCGGGCGACACGCACGGGATTCCGCTCGCGGGGAAGCTGGGGCTCCTGTCCCGGGCGCTTCGGCATTTCCCCCCCCTCTCGGGAGTCGAGATCGTCGTCCGGAACGAGGCGCCGGTGGGATCGGGGATCGGCGCGTCTTCCGCCCTCCTGGTCGCCTTGATGGCGGCGATGGGGCGTTGCACGGGCTCCCGGTCCCGTTGGGAAGAGACGGCGCTGGCGGCGATGGAGCTCGAGGCGGCTCACCTGAAGGGGCTCACCGGGAGACAGGACCACGTGGCGGCGCTGCGGGGAGGGATCCAGGGGATCCGGTTCCATCCGGGGCGCCTCGACGTTCGGAGGCTTCCCCCGGGCGGGGCCGCAGGAAGGATGCTCCGGGAGCACGGGATCCTCGCCCACACCGGGATCGCGCACCGCTCCTCCGACGTGAACTGGCGGATGATCCGGGGAGCGATCGAGGGGGACGAATCCGTGCTGCGGAAGTTCCGCGGAATCGCGGCCGCCGCGCGGGACGCATGGGACGCCGTTTCCGCGGCCGACCCGGTCGCGCTGGGCGATGCGGTCGATTCCGAATGGAAGATCCGCCGGACGCTGGCGGTCGGCGTGTCGCCGCGGAAGGTTGAGGCGCTCCTGGCGGACCGGCGTTTTCGGCGGTCGATTTCCGGCGCGAAGCTGTGCGGCGCCGGGAACGGCGGGATGCTGTTCGCGCTGCTCCGCGATCCGGGGGACCGGCAGACGGCCGCATCGATCCTGAAGGCGGCGGGGATGTCCGTGGTCCCGTTCCGCATCGCGGGCGGCCTCCGGATCGAGGGTCCCGATGTTTCCTGAAGGGAAGGTCTGGGACGTCGCCATCGTCGGCGCCGGGCCCGGAGGCCTGTTCGCGGCCGGGACGCTGGCCGGCAAGACGTCCGTGCTGGTCCTCGACGAGAAGGGGCGCACCGGCGGTGCGGGGGCGATGACCGACGGCAAGCTGAACCTGTCGCCGCACATCGGGCTGGACCTTGCGGAGCTTCGGATGGAGGAGGACGAGGCGCGGGAGCGGATCGAGGCGATCGACGCGGTCTTCCTCCAATACGGGGCCGATCCCACGGTCTACGGAGAGGATCGCGAGCGGATCGGGAGCTGGCTCGACCGCGTCTCGTGGGCCCGTCGCCGGACTCCGAAGGGGGAGTGGGACATCACGCTCCTTCCCGCCCGGCAGCGCCACATGGGGACCGACCGGGCCTACCGGGTGGTCGCCGCGATCACCGAATCGCTCGCGTCCCGGGGCGTGGAGTTCTCCCTGAACACGCACGTCGAGGACGTTTCGCTGCGCGGCGGCGGACCGTTCGTCCTCGCCACGACAAAGGGGGAGTTCCGCGCCCGGTACGTGGTGGCCGCCCCCGGGAGGGACGGCGCCTACTGGTTCCGCTCCGCTGCCCGCCGGCTCGGGGTGGAGACGAGGTACGGCGCGATCGACATCGGGTGCCGCGTGGAGGTGGCCTCGCCCGTCTACGAAGAGATCACGAAGGTACTCTACGACCCGAAGTTCCTCTTCGTCACGCCCACCCACGGCGACCGGACGCGGACCTTCTGCACGAACCCGGGCGGCCGCGTGCGGATCGAGACGCGCGACGGGTTCCGGCTGGTCAACGGCGACGCGCTGAAGGCGAGGAAAACCGCGAACACGAACTTCGCGATCCTGAACACCGTCTCGATGACCGAGCCGCTCCAGGACACGACGGAGATGGGGCGGAAGGTGGCCGAGTTCGCCAATTTCTGGGGAGGCGGGGAAAGCCTGGTGGTGCAGCGCTGGGGCGACCTGATGCAGGGGCGCCGCTCCCGCTCAGACACGTTCCGATCGCCCGCGATGGAATACGACAAGATGACGCCGACGCTCGCCCCGGGCAACGGGGTGACGCCGGGAGACATCTCCTTCGCCTACCCGGGGAGGATCGTGGACAATCTCCGCGAGAGCCTGATCCTGCTTTCCCGGGTGATCCCCGGCGTCGCGCATCCCTCCACGACGATCTACGTCCCGGAGATCAAGTTCTACGACACCAAGTACGCCACCGACAAGAACCTGGAGACCAACGTCGCGAACCTGTTTGTCGCGGGGGACGGGGTCGGGAAGTCCCGCGGCATCATCGGCGCGGCGTTGAACGGTTGTCTTGCGGCCGAGGGGATCCTGCGGAAGGAAGGGAAGGGCTAACCGATCAGCAGCACGCCGGAGCCGGAGATCTGGTCCGCCTTCAGGAGCTGCAGCGCCCGGTTGGCGTCCTGGAGGGGGAAAGTGGCGACCTTCGGGCGGATGGGGATCGCCGCCGCCTCGCGCAGCAGCCCCTCGCCGTCCGCGCGGGTGTTCGCCGTCACGCTGCGGACGTTCTTTTCGTGGAACAGGCACTCCTCGTACTTCATCCCGGGCACATCGCTCATGTGGATCCCCGCCAGCGCCAGGGTGCCGCCCTTCTTCAGCGCGCGCAGCGCGGGGGGGACCAGCTCTCCGGCGGGGGCGAAGATGATGGCGGAGTCGGTCCGCACCGGCATCTCCGAGGGGTCTTCCCCCGCCCATGCGGCGCCCATCTCCCTCGCCAGCTCCCGGTGGGCGGCGCCCCGCGTGCAGACGTAGACTTCAGCGCCGCGGCGCAGGGCGAGCTGGAGGACGATGTGCGCGGAGGAGCCGAATCCGTAGATGGCCAGCGATCCGCCGGGCGGCAGCTCCGCGCGGGAGAGCGCGCGGTAGCCGATGATCCCCGCGCAGAGGAGCGGCGCCGCCTCGGCATCCGGGAAGCCGTCGGGGATCCGGTAGGCGAAGTCCTCCCGCGCGAGCGCGAACTCGGCGAAGCCGCCGTCCCGGTGGTACCCGGTGTACCGGGACGATTCGCACAGGTTCTCCTTCCCTGCGGCGCAGAAGCCGCAGGATCCGCAGGTGCCAGCGAGCCACGCGATCCCCACCCGGGCGCCCAGGGGGAACCGGGCGGACCCCTCCCCGAGGGCGTCGACGATCCCGACGACCTGGTGGCCGGGGACGATGGGCAGTTTCCCGCCCGGCAGCTCTCCCTCGATCACGTGAAGGTCGGTCCGGCAGATGCCGCAGGCGAGAACCCGGACCCGGATCTCGCCGGGGCCGGGCGAGGGGGCGGCGATATCCCTCAGGGCAAGGGGGGAGGTCCCGATCGGGGCGGCCCGGTCGAGGACCGCCGCCTTCATCTCGAAAGGAATTTCGACGGGTCGAGAAGCTCGAACCCCGCCTCTTCGATGGCTTTCCGGATCGGCCCCACGTTCAGCGTCGCGATCCGCAGGAAGTTCGTCATCGCACCGGATTCGAGGTGTCCCGTCGTCAGGACGCTCGTGATGTTCACCTGGAACGAGCTGATGATCCCGACGAGCTGCGCCAGGGCGCCCGGTTTGTCCGGGACGACCACGTCGAGCCGGGAGCTCACCACGCCCATCCCCGTGACCTCGATGAACGCCTCGAGTACGTTGGTCCTCGAGATGATGCCTACGACCCGGTTTTCGTCGTCGACGACGGGCAGCGAATTGATCTTGTAATTCAGCAGCAGGCCGATCGCGTCCTCGAGGGTGTCGGTGAGGGTGGCGGTGATCACCTTGCGGGTCATCACCCTCTCCACGGGGGTGTTCTTGAGGAACTTTTCCGCTTCCTCCGCGGTGAATCCGGGGATCATCCCTACCGGAAGGACGGTCCCGCGGATGTCCCGGTCGGAGAGGATCCCCACGAGCCTGCCGTCCTCCGACGTCACCGGGATCTGCAGTATGCGGCGGGCCCGCATCATCTCCTGCGCTTCGTACAACGACGTGGCAGGGGACATCGTGACGGGGTTCTTCTGCATTCTGCGAGCGACGAACATGGGTCAGCCTCCGTAAACCGGGATCATTCCTCGAGCATCTCCCGGACGTGGATTTCTATGCAGTTCGTGAGGGACGAGATCTCGTACCCCCCTTCGAGCACGGATACCAGCTTTCCGCCGCAGAACCGCTCCGCCAGCCCGATCACCGCGCGGGTCATGTACCGGTATCCTTCGTAGGAGAGCCGGATGTCCGCGAGCGGGTCGTCGGCATGGGCGTCGAATCCGGCGGACACAAGGACGAACTCCGGCCGGAACCGCTCCACCGCGGGGGTAAGGACCTGGTCGAAGACCACCCGGTACTCGTCGTCCCCCGATCCCGGGGCCATCGGGGCGTTCAGCGTGGCCCCCTCCCCCTTTCCCTTGCCGATCTCCCACCTTCGGCCGGTCCCGGGATAAATGAAGGTGGGGTGTTCGTGGACGCTGAAAAAGAACACGGACGGGTCCTCGAGGAAGACGCTCTGGGTTCCGTTTCCGTGATGGACATCCCAGTCGACGATGAGGATCTTGCCGACGTCGAACCGGGCCTGGAGGTATTTCGCCGCGACGGCGACGTTGTTGAGGAGGCAGAACCCCATTCCGACGTCCCGGCTGGCATGGTGCCCGGGAGGACGGATGGCGCAGAAGACGCGGTCCAGGGATCCTTCCGCCACCGCCTTCGCGCCCGCTATGGCCCCCCCCGCCGACAGGAGCGAGATATTATAGGAATGACGGCACAGGTATGTGTCTCCCGCGTCGAGCGTCATGTCCCCCCGCCGGCACGCTTTTTCAAGTTGATCCAGGTATTTCCGGTCGTGCACCGCGAGGACGTCTCCCTCGTCCGCGAACTCCGGCGTGATCTGCGCCGTCTTCTCGAGCAGTTTCGCTTTCTCCAGCCGCTCCATGACGGCCTGGAGGCGCTCGGGCG includes:
- the rodA gene encoding rod shape-determining protein RodA yields the protein MSGPSKLARMDWPLLFIAILLCGIGLVNVYSGTRVHGGAASALFAKQFLWIALGLGVFFATYYLSDGFIEEATPGYAILILVLLVIVLAVGQIRGGAQRWISLGGFNLQPSEFAKIGVVLMLARYYSSKYQYGGIGLADTLPAIGMVLVPFLLVALQPDLGTAGVLLFILAGMSVIACVKGWLLGLFAFLGSAAIPALWYFMKDYQRQRVITFLDPERDPLGAGYHVIQSKIAVGSGGILGKGYLQGTQGALRFLPEKHTDFAFAVFSEEWGFLGSALLLLLFALLVRRLFHLAIRSQDRFASFACGGVAVYFLTHTVINLAMVCGLFPVVGIPLPFVSYGGSSMLTNMLALGMVANLSRSRFTFQGGGTRGQELSS
- a CDS encoding metal-dependent hydrolase, with translation MAPVRIRWMGHSGFTIRDGKTVLIDPWFEGNPKAPGDAVSTGTADLILLTHDHFDHVGDAVALAKRTGALIVAIHELCGDMKAKGVPPEQLLHGGIGMNVGGTVEALGFSITMTEAHHSSTLGSPVGYILRTPSGKTVYHSGDTAIFASMTLLGELYPIDVAMLPIGSVFTMDYRQAAKACALLKAKAVVPMHYGTFPIIEPNADRFVAELAKVSPGTRPIVLAPGEETEV
- the trxA gene encoding thioredoxin; protein product: MAGNILELTNENFKSTVDGQTPVLVDFWAPWCGPCRVIAPILEEVAKEFAGKAQVAKVNVDEAPEIASRFGVRGIPTLILFKGGEIKGQMVGVNPKSNIVSLLQKNL
- a CDS encoding zinc-dependent alcohol dehydrogenase family protein, translated to MKAAVLDRAAPIGTSPLALRDIAAPSPGPGEIRVRVLACGICRTDLHVIEGELPGGKLPIVPGHQVVGIVDALGEGSARFPLGARVGIAWLAGTCGSCGFCAAGKENLCESSRYTGYHRDGGFAEFALAREDFAYRIPDGFPDAEAAPLLCAGIIGYRALSRAELPPGGSLAIYGFGSSAHIVLQLALRRGAEVYVCTRGAAHRELAREMGAAWAGEDPSEMPVRTDSAIIFAPAGELVPPALRALKKGGTLALAGIHMSDVPGMKYEECLFHEKNVRSVTANTRADGEGLLREAAAIPIRPKVATFPLQDANRALQLLKADQISGSGVLLIG
- a CDS encoding FAD-dependent oxidoreductase → MFPEGKVWDVAIVGAGPGGLFAAGTLAGKTSVLVLDEKGRTGGAGAMTDGKLNLSPHIGLDLAELRMEEDEARERIEAIDAVFLQYGADPTVYGEDRERIGSWLDRVSWARRRTPKGEWDITLLPARQRHMGTDRAYRVVAAITESLASRGVEFSLNTHVEDVSLRGGGPFVLATTKGEFRARYVVAAPGRDGAYWFRSAARRLGVETRYGAIDIGCRVEVASPVYEEITKVLYDPKFLFVTPTHGDRTRTFCTNPGGRVRIETRDGFRLVNGDALKARKTANTNFAILNTVSMTEPLQDTTEMGRKVAEFANFWGGGESLVVQRWGDLMQGRRSRSDTFRSPAMEYDKMTPTLAPGNGVTPGDISFAYPGRIVDNLRESLILLSRVIPGVAHPSTTIYVPEIKFYDTKYATDKNLETNVANLFVAGDGVGKSRGIIGAALNGCLAAEGILRKEGKG
- a CDS encoding CoA-binding protein translates to MDDRIEKILSETRTIAVVGLSGNPGRPSHGVAEFLQGRGYRIIPVNPTIREALGEKSYGSLSEIPGKVDLVDVFRRSEEAPAVAEEAVRIGARFFWMQEGVVSARACDILDAAGIPWVMDRCVKKELVKRGK
- a CDS encoding D-sedoheptulose 7-phosphate isomerase codes for the protein MKETVARSLKEGAELRLKMAETMGECIFAAAEAIAEAFKAGRKLLLFGNGGSAADAQHIAAEFMNRFLIERPPLPAVALTTDTSVLTSIANDYAFEEIFSKQVKALGKKGDVAFGITTSGSSANVLKALRAAKKLGMTTIALTGESGKAAALADIALQVPSRNVARIQEAHNVIGHILCELTDTLLFKDVGKR
- a CDS encoding histone deacetylase — its product is MKRLGIVYHPDYLLHVPPFEHPESPERLQAVMERLEKAKLLEKTAQITPEFADEGDVLAVHDRKYLDQLEKACRRGDMTLDAGDTYLCRHSYNISLLSAGGAIAGAKAVAEGSLDRVFCAIRPPGHHASRDVGMGFCLLNNVAVAAKYLQARFDVGKILIVDWDVHHGNGTQSVFLEDPSVFFFSVHEHPTFIYPGTGRRWEIGKGKGEGATLNAPMAPGSGDDEYRVVFDQVLTPAVERFRPEFVLVSAGFDAHADDPLADIRLSYEGYRYMTRAVIGLAERFCGGKLVSVLEGGYEISSLTNCIEIHVREMLEE
- the mrdA gene encoding penicillin-binding protein 2, whose amino-acid sequence is MIQRIRRREQDPDIARRARVLLYVAVGAFFLLLSRLYWLQVVSYDTYQALSENNRLRMRTVRAPRGPIFDRKGRPIAETQGSFDLVCSPIDVADPAGEIRFLSEIVEFDADPVEILEKVREAMVSNPFTSITVARDLRFEQVSVIEFNREGLPGFSVMVEAKRSYPYGTAFAHALGYVGEASPEELDARSDGRLAMGDLVGKYGLERLMDNVLRGINGGRKVEVDAAGRDQRMVEEVPSTTGMPLYTTLDLDLQNAAKDALGSQAGAVIALVPKTGEVLAFYSAPAFDPNVFARGIRKADWQALNADPRKPMQNKGLQGTYAPGSTVKPFLALAALEERIIDKSASLHCPGSYRLGNRTFRCWKEKGHGSVDMYRALVQSCDVYFYTLGLRLGPEPVAAVEKGAGMGTLTGIDLPGERKGLVPDKEWKRRVSKERWYDYESLLLGIGQGAIHLTPLEMTVGYATLATGGEVMRPHVVAKVVLPDGSTTEKKPELVRKLAWKPENVEFIRKGLAGVVNDYGTGGRAKLPGIVVGGKTGTAQVAQVKGKMIKSEDLPYEIRDHAWFAGFAPVEDPRIAVVAMVEHGGHGGSAAAPIVKAVMQEFFRTQEAGPPAAEKR
- a CDS encoding CBS and ACT domain-containing protein; protein product: MFVARRMQKNPVTMSPATSLYEAQEMMRARRILQIPVTSEDGRLVGILSDRDIRGTVLPVGMIPGFTAEEAEKFLKNTPVERVMTRKVITATLTDTLEDAIGLLLNYKINSLPVVDDENRVVGIISRTNVLEAFIEVTGMGVVSSRLDVVVPDKPGALAQLVGIISSFQVNITSVLTTGHLESGAMTNFLRIATLNVGPIRKAIEEAGFELLDPSKFLSR